A single genomic interval of Streptomyces sp. 1222.5 harbors:
- a CDS encoding amino acid ABC transporter permease, whose product MYVLTDNFSVYWEGFLGTVQLTGWSSLLALLLGFLMASFRVAPVASLRVFGTVWVTVLRNTPLTLLFFAVLLGLPRFGLVLPFQVFAVLALGCYTSAFICEALRAGINTVPKGQGEAARSLGMTFGQTLNLVVLPQAFRSVIPPVGSTLIALAKNSAIAGAFSVTELLGTYRTINELGYNIVWTFVWIAVGYLIITLAISALFNFLERTYGVAR is encoded by the coding sequence ATGTACGTACTGACAGACAACTTCTCGGTCTACTGGGAAGGATTCCTCGGCACGGTGCAACTGACCGGCTGGTCCTCCCTGCTGGCCCTCCTCCTCGGCTTCCTGATGGCGTCCTTCCGGGTAGCCCCCGTCGCCTCTCTGCGCGTCTTCGGCACGGTCTGGGTCACCGTGCTGCGCAACACCCCGCTCACCCTGCTGTTCTTCGCGGTGCTGCTCGGACTGCCGCGGTTCGGGCTGGTCCTGCCCTTCCAGGTGTTCGCCGTCCTCGCCCTCGGCTGCTACACCTCGGCGTTCATCTGCGAGGCGCTGCGTGCCGGCATCAACACCGTGCCCAAAGGGCAGGGGGAGGCCGCCCGCAGCCTCGGCATGACCTTCGGCCAGACGCTGAACCTGGTCGTCCTGCCGCAGGCCTTCCGGTCCGTCATCCCGCCCGTCGGCTCCACGCTCATCGCGCTGGCCAAGAACTCCGCCATCGCGGGCGCCTTCAGCGTCACCGAGCTGCTCGGCACCTACAGGACCATCAACGAGCTGGGCTACAACATCGTCTGGACCTTCGTCTGGATCGCCGTCGGCTATCTGATCATCACGCTCGCCATCAGCGCCCTGTTCAACTTCCTGGAGCGCACGTACGGAGTCGCCCGATGA
- a CDS encoding DUF6278 family protein, whose protein sequence is MNIPFLGHRHKKDVRTALAADPEAVAALLSECELLRSQAAQAGVRLDDTPASLEALDQMVPRWRDDAEILPWLGNDAGLYLGTVVVRTVTGAVWRIRPDGEPVVLLASGREVEVVAAGQEWAASGAPELSQLYAEIAET, encoded by the coding sequence ATGAACATTCCGTTCCTGGGCCACCGGCACAAGAAGGACGTTCGCACGGCGCTCGCCGCCGACCCCGAGGCGGTGGCGGCGCTGTTGTCGGAGTGCGAACTGCTCCGCTCGCAGGCGGCCCAGGCGGGTGTCCGCCTCGACGACACCCCGGCCTCCCTGGAGGCCCTGGACCAGATGGTCCCGCGCTGGCGCGACGACGCCGAGATCCTGCCCTGGCTGGGCAACGACGCGGGGCTGTACCTGGGCACGGTGGTGGTGCGCACGGTGACGGGCGCCGTCTGGCGGATCCGCCCGGACGGTGAACCCGTCGTGCTGCTCGCCTCGGGCCGTGAGGTCGAAGTGGTCGCGGCCGGACAGGAGTGGGCCGCGAGCGGCGCCCCGGAGCTGTCGCAGCTGTACGCGGAGATCGCCGAGACCTGA
- a CDS encoding glutamate ABC transporter substrate-binding protein encodes MFRTTRAPRALRAVLSAALVLLTAACGKEGSPPAKGPAADELPVHQVARGFGLPGSRTWTRARKRGHLVVGTKEDQPYLAEKDPATGTYSGFDVEIAKMLSASLGFPPKTVRFRTIASANRETALRNGQIDYYVGTYTINANRKKLVGFAGPYYMAGQSLLVRKDESDIHGPQDLAGRRVCSAAGSTPYQRIRTDYPKAVLVAYDTYSICVDNLLTYQVDAVTTDDAILIGYAAKAPDELKVVGRPFSREPYGIGVPHGDNALRFALDDALRAREGNGDWKKAYDATLGLSGVPAPHPPAIDRYPAS; translated from the coding sequence GTGTTCCGTACCACCCGTGCGCCCCGCGCCCTGCGCGCCGTGCTGTCCGCCGCCCTCGTGCTGCTCACAGCCGCCTGCGGCAAGGAGGGCAGCCCGCCCGCCAAGGGCCCGGCCGCCGACGAGCTCCCCGTCCATCAGGTGGCGCGGGGCTTCGGTCTGCCCGGCTCCAGGACCTGGACCCGGGCGAGGAAACGCGGTCACCTCGTCGTCGGCACCAAGGAGGACCAGCCCTACCTGGCCGAGAAGGACCCGGCGACCGGCACCTACTCCGGCTTCGACGTCGAGATCGCCAAGATGCTCTCCGCCTCCCTCGGCTTCCCGCCGAAGACCGTGCGCTTCCGGACCATCGCCTCCGCCAACCGCGAGACCGCGCTGCGGAACGGCCAGATCGACTACTACGTCGGCACCTACACCATCAACGCCAACCGCAAGAAGCTCGTCGGGTTCGCCGGCCCTTACTACATGGCCGGCCAGTCCCTGCTGGTCCGCAAGGACGAGAGCGACATCCACGGCCCCCAGGACCTCGCCGGCAGACGCGTCTGCTCGGCGGCCGGATCGACGCCGTACCAGCGCATCAGGACCGACTACCCGAAGGCGGTCCTGGTCGCCTACGACACCTACTCCATCTGCGTCGACAACCTCCTCACCTACCAGGTCGACGCCGTCACCACCGACGACGCCATCCTCATCGGCTACGCCGCCAAGGCACCCGATGAACTCAAGGTCGTCGGCAGGCCGTTCTCCAGGGAGCCGTACGGCATCGGCGTCCCGCACGGCGACAACGCCCTGCGCTTCGCCCTCGACGACGCGCTGCGGGCCCGCGAGGGGAACGGCGACTGGAAGAAGGCGTACGACGCCACGCTCGGCCTCTCGGGCGTGCCCGCCCCCCACCCGCCCGCGATCGACCGCTACCCGGCGAGCTGA
- a CDS encoding amino acid ABC transporter ATP-binding protein, whose product MAVDPLIELRNVNKYYGQLHVLRDIDLTVGKGEVVVVIGPSGSGKSTLCRTINRLETIESGTITLDGQPLPAEGKALARLRAEVGMVFQSFNLFAHKTVLQNVSLAQIKVRRRKKDDADRRSRGLLDRVGLLNQADKFPAQLSGGQQQRVAIARALAMDPKAMLFDEPTSALDPEMINEVLEVMRQLARDGMTMVVVTHEMGFARASANRVVFMADGRIIEDRSPEGFFTNPSSERARDFLSKILKH is encoded by the coding sequence ATGGCCGTCGATCCGTTGATCGAACTGCGCAACGTCAACAAGTACTACGGGCAGCTGCATGTCCTCAGGGACATCGACCTGACCGTCGGCAAGGGGGAGGTGGTCGTGGTCATCGGCCCGTCCGGGTCGGGCAAGTCGACGCTGTGCAGGACGATCAACCGGCTGGAGACCATCGAGAGCGGGACCATCACGCTCGACGGGCAGCCGCTTCCGGCGGAGGGCAAGGCCCTCGCGCGGCTCCGCGCCGAGGTCGGCATGGTCTTCCAGTCCTTCAATCTCTTCGCCCACAAGACGGTTCTGCAGAACGTCTCCCTCGCCCAGATCAAGGTCCGTCGGCGCAAGAAGGACGACGCCGACCGCCGCTCCCGCGGACTCCTCGACCGCGTCGGCCTGCTGAACCAGGCCGACAAGTTCCCGGCGCAGCTCTCCGGCGGCCAGCAGCAGCGCGTGGCGATCGCCCGGGCCCTCGCCATGGACCCCAAGGCGATGCTCTTCGACGAGCCCACCTCCGCCCTCGACCCGGAGATGATCAACGAGGTGCTGGAGGTCATGCGGCAGCTCGCCCGGGACGGCATGACCATGGTCGTCGTCACCCACGAGATGGGTTTCGCCCGCGCCTCCGCCAACCGCGTCGTGTTCATGGCGGACGGCCGGATCATCGAGGACCGCAGCCCCGAGGGGTTCTTCACCAACCCGAGCAGCGAGCGGGCCAGGGACTTCCTCTCCAAGATCCTCAAGCACTGA
- a CDS encoding CocE/NonD family hydrolase produces MGHGRTPLRTAAAGAVSAALIAGTVVGLAPAAQAAPAVRFVDITGDGGTVLKANVLTPAGADGTRDYPLVVLPTSWGLPQIEYLAQAQKLADSGYVVLTYNVRGFWQSGGQIEVAGPPDIADASKVIDWALAHTPADPQRVGMAGVSYGAGISLLAAAHDKRIKAVAALSGWADLIDSIYSGRTQHVQAAAVLDGAGTLTGRESPELREIFDNLYASDLSKEQQMIDWGRKRSAGTYVDQLNSNGAAVMLANAWGDTVFPANQYAGFYEKLTGPKRLELRPGDHATAELTGLFGLPNDVWTDTERWFDHYLRGANNGIDREQPVQLKSRSAGGYEGYPDWKSVGATRRKIALAGSTTIHANVDSGADGGIVFLSSILDQVAQLPPIASMPLLPRRWAAVWQSERYGTAQQVRGTALLHTTLTPTKESGTLVAYLYDVGPLGIGKLVTHAPLSWHGRTPGEPFRVDLDLFSTAYDVPAGHRLAVVVDTVDPLYTEHNPSGAQLTFSSPSDDPSYVSVPLREQ; encoded by the coding sequence ATGGGACATGGCCGCACCCCCCTGCGCACCGCCGCCGCGGGAGCCGTCTCGGCCGCGCTGATCGCCGGCACCGTCGTCGGCCTCGCGCCGGCCGCCCAAGCCGCCCCGGCCGTCCGCTTCGTCGACATCACCGGCGACGGCGGCACCGTACTGAAGGCCAACGTCCTCACGCCCGCGGGCGCCGACGGCACGCGCGACTACCCGCTCGTCGTGCTGCCCACGAGTTGGGGCCTGCCCCAGATCGAGTACCTCGCGCAGGCCCAGAAGCTCGCCGACTCCGGCTACGTGGTGCTCACGTACAACGTCCGCGGCTTCTGGCAGTCCGGCGGGCAGATAGAAGTGGCCGGTCCGCCCGACATAGCGGACGCCTCCAAGGTCATCGACTGGGCCCTCGCGCACACACCGGCCGACCCGCAACGCGTCGGCATGGCGGGGGTGTCGTACGGCGCCGGGATCAGCCTGCTCGCCGCCGCCCACGACAAGCGCATCAAGGCCGTGGCCGCGCTCAGCGGCTGGGCGGACCTGATCGACTCCATCTACTCCGGCCGCACCCAGCACGTCCAGGCGGCGGCCGTGCTGGACGGGGCGGGCACCCTCACCGGCCGCGAGAGTCCGGAGCTGCGGGAGATCTTCGACAACCTCTACGCCTCGGACCTGTCCAAGGAACAGCAGATGATCGACTGGGGGAGGAAACGTTCCGCCGGGACCTACGTCGACCAGCTGAACAGCAACGGCGCCGCCGTCATGCTGGCCAACGCCTGGGGCGACACGGTCTTTCCCGCCAACCAGTACGCCGGCTTCTACGAGAAGCTGACCGGCCCCAAGCGGCTGGAGCTGCGCCCCGGCGACCACGCGACCGCCGAACTGACGGGCCTGTTCGGACTGCCCAACGACGTGTGGACGGACACGGAGCGCTGGTTCGACCACTACCTCAGGGGCGCCAACAACGGCATCGACCGCGAGCAGCCGGTCCAGCTGAAGTCCCGTAGCGCGGGGGGATACGAGGGCTACCCGGACTGGAAGTCGGTCGGCGCCACCCGGCGGAAGATCGCGCTCGCGGGCTCCACCACCATCCACGCCAACGTCGACTCGGGTGCGGACGGCGGGATCGTCTTCCTCTCCAGCATCCTCGACCAGGTCGCCCAGCTGCCGCCGATCGCCTCGATGCCGCTGCTGCCGCGCCGCTGGGCGGCCGTCTGGCAGTCGGAGCGGTACGGCACGGCCCAGCAGGTGCGCGGCACGGCACTCCTGCACACCACGCTCACCCCGACCAAGGAGAGCGGCACCCTCGTCGCGTACCTGTACGACGTGGGTCCGCTCGGTATCGGCAAGCTGGTCACCCACGCGCCCCTGAGCTGGCACGGGCGGACGCCGGGCGAGCCGTTCCGTGTCGACCTGGACCTGTTCTCCACGGCCTACGACGTCCCCGCCGGGCACCGTCTCGCCGTCGTGGTCGACACGGTGGACCCGCTCTACACCGAGCACAACCCGTCCGGCGCGCAGCTGACCTTCTCCTCGCCCTCGGACGACCCGTCGTACGTGTCCGTCCCGTTGCGCGAGCAGTGA
- a CDS encoding ATP-dependent Clp protease ATP-binding subunit, protein MTNGYPPDPFGEFLARFFSGATGGANRPRHIDIGRLLSQPARELVKGAAQYAAEHGSRDLDTQHLLRAAVSTEPTRSLLSRSGADPDSLATEIDDRSGPVQHQAGDVPPPTSLSLTPAVKRALLDAHDMARASGAGYIGPEHVLSALASNPDSAAGHILNAARFSAGSLPPETPESTQTRPERQRPTGTPTLDKYGRDLTELARQGRVDPVIGRDTEIEQTIEVLSRRGKNNPVLIGDAGVGKTAIVEGLAERIADGDVPDVLAGRRVVALDLTGVVAGTRYRGDFEERINNIVEEIRAHSDRLIVFIDELHTVVGAGSGGEGGAMDAGNILKPALARGELHIVGATTLEEFRRIEKDAALARRFQPVLVPEPTVEDTIEILRGLRDRYEAHHQIRYTDEALVAAVELSDRYLTDRRLPDKAIDLIDQAGARVRLGARTKDADVRAMEREVEQLVCDKDQAVADEDYDRAKDLRDRIGELKRHITEASDDDKGDEGLDLEVTAEAIAEVVSRQTGIPVSRLTQEEKERLLGLEAHLHQRVVGQEEAVGVVAEAVLRSRAGLASPNRPIGSFLFLGPTGVGKTELARALAEALFGSEDRMVRLDMSEYQERHTVSRLVGAPPGYVGHEEAGQLTEVVRRHPYSLLLLDEVEKAHPDVFNILLQVLDDGRLTDSQGRTVDFTNTVIVMTSNLGSEAITRRGAGIGFGPGGAEADEEARREQILRPLREHFRPEFLNRIDEIVVFRQLTSEQLRQITDLLLEGTRRLLDGQGVGVEFTTAAVDWLAERGYQPEYGARPLRRTIQREVDNQLSRLLLDGTISEGSRVTVDVKDGRLDFRTGDAPHPAPEL, encoded by the coding sequence CACCTGCTGCGCGCCGCGGTGTCCACCGAGCCCACCCGGAGCCTGCTGAGCCGGTCCGGCGCGGATCCCGACTCGCTCGCGACGGAGATCGACGACCGTTCCGGACCCGTCCAGCACCAGGCGGGCGACGTCCCGCCGCCGACCTCGCTGTCGCTGACCCCGGCCGTCAAGCGGGCCCTGCTCGACGCGCACGACATGGCACGGGCCAGCGGTGCCGGGTACATCGGCCCGGAGCACGTGCTGAGCGCACTGGCCTCGAACCCCGACTCGGCGGCCGGGCACATCCTGAACGCGGCCCGGTTCTCGGCGGGCTCCCTGCCGCCCGAGACCCCGGAGAGCACGCAGACGCGCCCCGAGCGGCAGCGGCCCACCGGCACACCCACCCTGGACAAGTACGGCCGCGATCTGACCGAGCTGGCCCGGCAGGGCCGCGTCGACCCCGTCATCGGCCGGGACACGGAGATCGAGCAGACCATCGAGGTGCTGTCACGGCGCGGGAAGAACAACCCCGTGCTGATCGGTGACGCGGGCGTCGGCAAGACGGCCATCGTGGAAGGGCTCGCGGAGCGGATCGCCGACGGGGACGTGCCGGACGTGCTGGCCGGGCGGCGGGTGGTCGCCCTGGACCTCACCGGGGTCGTGGCCGGCACCCGCTACCGGGGCGACTTCGAGGAGCGCATAAACAACATCGTGGAGGAGATCCGCGCGCACTCCGACCGGCTGATCGTCTTCATCGACGAGCTGCACACCGTGGTGGGCGCCGGCTCCGGCGGCGAGGGCGGCGCCATGGACGCGGGCAACATCCTCAAGCCCGCGCTGGCCCGTGGCGAGCTGCACATCGTGGGCGCGACCACCCTGGAGGAGTTCCGCCGGATCGAGAAGGACGCGGCGCTGGCCCGCCGCTTCCAGCCGGTCCTGGTGCCGGAGCCGACCGTCGAGGACACGATCGAGATCCTGCGCGGGCTGCGCGACCGCTACGAGGCCCACCACCAGATCCGCTACACCGACGAGGCACTGGTCGCGGCCGTGGAGCTGTCGGACCGGTACCTCACCGACCGCCGGCTGCCGGACAAGGCGATCGACCTGATCGACCAGGCGGGCGCCCGGGTCCGGCTGGGCGCCCGGACGAAGGACGCGGACGTGCGCGCGATGGAGCGCGAGGTGGAACAACTGGTCTGCGACAAGGACCAGGCCGTCGCGGACGAGGATTACGACCGGGCCAAGGACCTGCGCGACCGGATCGGCGAGCTGAAGCGGCACATCACCGAGGCGAGCGACGACGACAAGGGCGACGAGGGGCTGGACCTGGAGGTGACGGCCGAGGCCATCGCCGAGGTGGTGTCCCGTCAGACCGGCATCCCGGTCAGCCGCCTCACCCAGGAGGAGAAGGAGCGGCTGCTCGGCCTGGAGGCGCACCTGCACCAGCGGGTCGTCGGCCAGGAGGAGGCCGTCGGCGTGGTCGCGGAGGCCGTGCTGCGTTCCCGCGCCGGGCTCGCGAGCCCCAACCGGCCGATCGGCAGCTTTCTCTTCCTCGGCCCGACCGGCGTCGGCAAGACCGAACTGGCCCGGGCGCTCGCCGAGGCGCTGTTCGGCAGCGAGGACCGCATGGTCCGCCTCGACATGAGCGAGTACCAGGAGCGGCACACGGTGTCCCGACTGGTGGGTGCCCCACCCGGGTACGTCGGCCACGAGGAGGCCGGACAGCTCACCGAGGTGGTGCGCAGGCACCCGTACTCGCTGCTGCTGCTCGACGAGGTGGAGAAGGCGCACCCGGACGTCTTCAACATCCTGCTCCAGGTGCTGGACGACGGCCGCCTGACCGACTCCCAGGGCCGGACGGTGGACTTCACCAACACCGTCATCGTCATGACGAGCAACCTCGGCTCCGAGGCGATCACCCGGCGCGGCGCCGGCATCGGCTTCGGGCCGGGTGGCGCGGAGGCCGACGAGGAGGCTCGGCGCGAGCAGATCCTGCGGCCGCTGCGCGAGCACTTCCGGCCCGAGTTCCTCAACCGTATCGACGAGATCGTGGTCTTCCGACAGCTGACCAGCGAGCAACTGCGGCAGATCACCGACCTGTTGCTGGAGGGCACACGGCGGCTGCTGGACGGACAGGGCGTCGGGGTCGAGTTCACGACCGCGGCCGTGGACTGGCTCGCCGAGCGCGGCTACCAGCCGGAGTACGGCGCCCGGCCGCTGCGCCGCACCATCCAGCGCGAGGTGGACAACCAGCTGTCCAGGCTGCTGCTCGACGGCACCATCTCGGAGGGCAGTCGGGTCACGGTGGACGTGAAGGACGGGCGGCTGGACTTCCGCACCGGTGACGCCCCGCACCCCGCACCGGAGTTGTGA
- a CDS encoding amino acid ABC transporter permease, protein MTEATALYDVAGPRTRRRHRLYGAVSAVVILALVAWILYLLLDTEQFTYAKWMPFEYEGIQRLLLRGLGNTLKAFATAAVLSLALGGVLAAGRLSDHRPVRWTATLVVEFFRAMPVLVMIFFIFVALEAQPLTALVAGLTLYNGSVLAEVLRSGINAVERGQHEAAFALGMRKSQVMAHVLVPQAVRAMLPAIISQLVVALKDTSLGYLITYEEFLHAGKLIASNLDYDLPFIPVVMVISPIYIGMCMLLSWFAGRVSRREQRSPRTEAVAVATAGPGTLLPGGEPPTAPRP, encoded by the coding sequence ATGACCGAGGCCACCGCGCTCTACGACGTCGCCGGACCGCGCACCCGGCGACGCCACCGCCTCTACGGTGCCGTGTCCGCCGTCGTCATCCTCGCGCTCGTCGCGTGGATCCTGTATCTGCTGTTGGACACGGAGCAGTTCACGTACGCCAAGTGGATGCCCTTCGAGTACGAGGGCATCCAGAGACTGCTGCTGCGCGGACTCGGCAACACCTTGAAGGCCTTCGCGACGGCGGCCGTCCTCTCCCTCGCCCTCGGCGGTGTGCTGGCCGCCGGGCGGCTGTCGGACCACCGTCCGGTGCGCTGGACGGCCACGCTCGTCGTGGAGTTCTTCCGCGCCATGCCCGTCCTGGTGATGATCTTCTTCATTTTCGTGGCGCTCGAGGCGCAGCCGCTGACGGCGCTGGTCGCCGGACTCACCCTGTACAACGGCTCGGTGCTCGCCGAGGTCCTCCGCTCCGGGATCAACGCCGTCGAACGCGGCCAGCACGAGGCGGCTTTCGCGCTCGGCATGCGGAAGTCCCAGGTCATGGCCCACGTCCTCGTGCCGCAGGCGGTACGGGCCATGCTGCCCGCCATCATCAGCCAGTTGGTGGTCGCGCTGAAGGACACCTCCCTGGGCTATCTCATCACCTACGAGGAGTTCCTCCACGCCGGGAAGCTCATCGCCTCGAACCTCGACTACGATTTGCCGTTCATCCCCGTGGTGATGGTGATCTCGCCGATCTACATCGGGATGTGCATGCTGCTCTCGTGGTTCGCCGGCCGGGTGTCCCGCCGTGAGCAGCGCAGTCCCAGGACCGAGGCCGTGGCGGTCGCCACGGCCGGCCCCGGGACGCTGCTGCCGGGTGGGGAACCCCCCACGGCCCCGAGACCGTAG
- the ggt gene encoding gamma-glutamyltransferase has protein sequence MGRPGTRKLVVLAVSAVVVSAGATAPPAVATDGRPAKVPVAVGYGGAVSSVDADASAAGIDVLKHGGNAVDAAVATAAALGVTEPYSAGVGGGGYFVYYDAKTRTVHTVDGRETAPLSADSDLFTENGKPLAFSDAVSSGLSVGTPGTPATWQTALDRWGSEKLRTVLRPAERIARDGFTVDDTFRSQTASNETRFRYFPDTARLFLPNGRLPEVGSTLKNPELARTYEQLGREGVDAIYRGDIGDDIVKTVEHPPVDPASGWNARPGKLAEKDLAVYRAKLQAPTRTSYRGLNVYSIAPSSSGGTTVGEALNILENSDLSKADEVQYLHHFIEASRIAFADRGRWAGDPAFEDVPTKELLSQRFADSRACLIKDDAVLTSPLAPGDPRHPAACGKGGTTAPTTYEGENTTHLTVADKWGNVVAYTLTIEQTGGSGITVPGRGFLLNNELTDFSFTPANPAVHDPNLPGPGKRPRSSISPTIVLDGHNRPVVALGSPGGATIITTVLQTLTGFVDRRLPLVDAIAAPRASQRNAAQTELEPALYNSDLRSRLEAIGHSFKLNPEIGAATGVQRLPDGKWLAAAEKVRRGGGSAMVVRPAR, from the coding sequence ATGGGTCGTCCTGGTACCCGGAAACTCGTGGTTCTGGCGGTCTCGGCCGTCGTGGTGTCGGCGGGCGCGACGGCGCCGCCCGCGGTGGCGACGGACGGCAGGCCCGCCAAGGTCCCCGTGGCGGTCGGCTACGGCGGAGCCGTCTCCAGCGTCGACGCGGACGCCTCCGCCGCCGGCATCGACGTCCTCAAGCACGGCGGCAACGCGGTCGACGCGGCCGTCGCCACGGCCGCCGCCCTCGGCGTCACCGAGCCCTACTCCGCCGGCGTCGGCGGAGGCGGCTACTTCGTCTACTACGACGCCAAGACCCGTACGGTGCACACGGTCGACGGCCGTGAGACCGCACCGCTCAGCGCCGACTCCGACCTCTTCACGGAGAACGGCAAGCCGCTCGCCTTCTCCGACGCCGTCAGCAGCGGCCTGAGCGTCGGCACCCCGGGCACCCCCGCCACCTGGCAGACGGCACTGGACCGGTGGGGCAGCGAGAAGCTCCGTACCGTCCTGCGGCCCGCCGAGCGGATCGCCCGCGACGGCTTCACGGTGGACGACACCTTCCGCTCCCAGACCGCGTCCAACGAGACCCGGTTCCGCTACTTCCCCGACACCGCCCGGCTGTTCCTGCCGAACGGACGGCTCCCCGAGGTCGGCTCCACGCTGAAGAACCCCGAACTCGCCCGCACCTACGAGCAGCTCGGCCGCGAGGGCGTCGACGCGATCTACCGCGGGGACATCGGCGACGACATCGTCAAGACGGTCGAGCACCCGCCGGTCGACCCCGCCTCCGGCTGGAACGCCCGCCCGGGCAAGCTGGCCGAGAAGGACCTCGCCGTCTACCGCGCCAAGCTCCAGGCACCCACCAGGACGTCGTACCGCGGCCTGAACGTGTACTCCATCGCACCCTCCTCCTCCGGCGGCACGACGGTCGGCGAGGCCCTCAACATCCTGGAGAACAGCGACCTTTCGAAGGCGGACGAGGTGCAGTACCTGCACCACTTCATCGAGGCGAGCCGCATCGCCTTCGCCGACCGGGGGCGCTGGGCCGGCGACCCCGCCTTCGAGGACGTACCGACGAAAGAGCTGCTGTCGCAGCGGTTCGCCGACTCCCGCGCCTGCCTGATCAAGGACGACGCCGTCCTCACCAGCCCGCTCGCCCCCGGCGACCCGCGTCACCCGGCGGCCTGCGGCAAGGGCGGTACGACGGCGCCCACGACCTACGAGGGCGAGAACACCACCCACCTGACCGTGGCCGACAAGTGGGGCAACGTCGTCGCCTACACGCTCACCATCGAGCAGACCGGCGGCAGCGGCATCACCGTGCCCGGCCGCGGCTTCCTGCTCAACAACGAGCTGACCGACTTCTCCTTCACCCCGGCCAACCCCGCCGTGCACGACCCGAACCTGCCGGGACCGGGCAAGCGGCCCCGCTCGTCCATCTCGCCGACGATCGTCCTCGACGGGCACAACCGGCCCGTCGTGGCGCTCGGTTCACCCGGCGGCGCGACGATCATCACCACCGTGCTGCAGACGCTCACCGGGTTCGTGGATCGGCGGCTGCCCCTGGTCGACGCGATCGCCGCACCCCGCGCCAGCCAGCGCAACGCGGCCCAGACCGAGCTGGAGCCGGCCCTCTACAACAGCGACCTGCGGTCCCGGCTGGAGGCGATCGGGCACAGCTTCAAACTCAACCCGGAGATCGGCGCGGCCACCGGTGTGCAGCGGCTGCCCGACGGGAAGTGGCTGGCCGCCGCCGAGAAGGTACGGCGCGGCGGCGGCTCGGCGATGGTCGTGCGTCCGGCGCGCTAG